In a single window of the Streptomyces sp. NBC_00285 genome:
- a CDS encoding adenylate kinase gives MRIVLVGPPGAGKGTQAAFLAMNLSIPHISTGDLFRANISRQTDLGKLAKSYMDAGNLVPDEVTIGMAKDRMEQPDAVNGFLLDGFPRNVSQAESLDEMLQTEGMKLDAVLDLEVPEEEVVKRIAGRRICRNDSAHVFHVSYKAPKQDGVCDVCGGELYQRDDDSEETVRTRLEVYHTQTEPIIDYYKAQGLVVTISALGKVEDVTGRAMDALKREDHAA, from the coding sequence ATGCGTATCGTCCTCGTCGGGCCGCCGGGTGCCGGCAAGGGAACGCAGGCCGCGTTCCTGGCCATGAACCTGTCGATCCCGCACATCTCCACGGGCGACCTGTTCCGCGCCAACATCAGCCGGCAGACGGACCTCGGCAAGCTCGCGAAGTCCTACATGGACGCGGGCAACCTGGTCCCCGACGAGGTCACCATCGGGATGGCCAAGGACCGCATGGAGCAGCCCGACGCGGTGAACGGCTTCCTGCTGGACGGCTTCCCGCGCAACGTCTCGCAGGCCGAGTCGCTCGACGAGATGCTGCAGACCGAGGGCATGAAGCTCGACGCGGTGCTGGACCTCGAGGTACCCGAGGAGGAGGTCGTCAAGCGCATCGCCGGCCGCCGAATCTGCCGCAACGACTCGGCGCACGTCTTCCACGTGTCGTACAAGGCGCCGAAGCAGGACGGCGTCTGTGACGTCTGCGGCGGCGAGCTGTACCAGCGCGACGACGACTCCGAGGAGACGGTCCGCACGCGGCTGGAGGTCTACCACACGCAGACCGAGCCGATCATTGACTACTACAAGGCCCAGGGCCTGGTGGTCACGATCTCGGCGCTCGGCAAGGTGGAGGACGTCACCGGTCGCGCCATGGATGCGCTCAAGCGCGAGGACCACGCCGCGTAG
- the map gene encoding type I methionyl aminopeptidase — MVQIKTPEQIAKMREAGLVVAAIHAATREAAVPGATTRDLDQVARKVLAEHDAKPNFLGYGGFPATICTSVNEVVVHGIPSDEVVLKDGDIISIDCGAIIDGWHGDAAYTAFVGSGHAPELIELSRVTEESMWAGIAAMKQGSRLVDVSRAIETYIRRQPKPGGGRYGIIEDYGGHGIGTEMHMDPHLLNYVDRRRGKGPKLVTGFCLAIEPMVSLGTPRTEVLSDDWTVITTDGTWSSHWEHSVALTDEGPLVLTAPDGGRAKLAEHGITAAPDPLA, encoded by the coding sequence ATGGTGCAGATCAAGACCCCCGAGCAGATCGCCAAGATGCGTGAGGCGGGGCTGGTCGTCGCCGCCATCCACGCGGCGACGCGTGAGGCCGCGGTGCCCGGGGCCACGACCAGGGATCTCGACCAGGTCGCACGCAAGGTGCTCGCGGAGCACGACGCGAAGCCGAACTTCCTCGGGTACGGCGGATTCCCGGCGACGATCTGCACCTCCGTGAACGAGGTCGTCGTCCACGGCATCCCGTCCGACGAGGTCGTCCTCAAGGACGGCGACATCATCTCCATCGACTGCGGCGCGATCATCGACGGCTGGCACGGGGACGCCGCCTACACGGCCTTCGTGGGTTCGGGCCACGCTCCGGAGCTGATCGAGCTCTCCCGGGTGACCGAGGAGTCCATGTGGGCCGGCATCGCCGCGATGAAGCAGGGCAGCCGGCTCGTGGACGTCTCCCGGGCCATCGAGACCTACATCCGCCGCCAGCCGAAGCCCGGCGGCGGCCGTTACGGGATCATCGAGGACTACGGCGGCCACGGCATCGGCACCGAGATGCACATGGACCCGCACCTGCTGAACTACGTGGACCGGCGCCGGGGCAAGGGTCCCAAGCTGGTCACCGGGTTCTGCCTGGCGATCGAGCCGATGGTGTCCCTGGGCACGCCGCGCACGGAGGTCCTCTCCGACGACTGGACCGTCATCACGACGGACGGAACATGGTCGTCGCACTGGGAGCACTCGGTGGCGCTGACCGACGAGGGCCCGCTGGTCCTGACGGCTCCGGACGGCGGCAGGGCGAAGCTGGCCGAACACGGCATCACCGCCGCACCCGACCCGCTGGCTTAA